From Danio aesculapii chromosome 9, fDanAes4.1, whole genome shotgun sequence:
GGCCTTAAAATACACTGGGTCATTAAAATCTACAAATAAGCATCCAAATGAGTGAATTCAAAACCACAATGTCAATTTGAGCGTTGAGAAGCTCAAAAGATACGGCTGCAAACAACTCAAACATGGCCTCTGAAGGACAAAGTCGGCGGAGCATCGGTAAagctaaaatataattcaagCTACTCTTAAATTCGACGGAATACGAGTTATGAATGATCATGAATCATGTCAGAGTGCGTTAAGTGAAGTCAAGATGATAAATCTCACCTGCAGCAGCAGTTTGACTCTCTCTATCGGCGCGACTGCAGTTTTAGAAATAGCCGCTGCGACCCCACCGGCCAAAAAGTCTTTCGCAAAAGAAAAGGCAGCATCAGCCATGGCAGAAAGGTAGTATTGGGTTCAGTATATTAGTAAACTAATATATTAGACGTGCTGGCAGAAGCAAGAGGTAGAGCGGAAAGTGATGGGGATGCTGCGGAGGACACACTGCAAACTCCCGAGCCTTCTCGCGATATTTAATGATTCAGAAGCAGAGGGTTGCGTGACTGTGTACATTACATTAGCTATTAACTAATGTAAATCTTTACGAATTctttaatattctttttttttcattgttaccATTAGTTAAAATTGaacaaaatagtatttattttagtttataattctttaattaataatataggaAACACCAGTTGTTGTATTTAACATTAGCTAACGTACGGTGAACATAAACAATTTCATTTTTACCAGCGATCACATAttaaacagatagttcacccaagatttactatactcaccctcaagtggttccatgtGTTTccctttttctgttaaacacaaaagaagatatcttgaaacatgaaacctctaaccattgataaaaataaataggtGTACAAAAAAGATGTCAATAGTTCCAGGTTTTCAAACATTTgccaaagtatcttcttttttcTTCAACAGAAAAATCATTTCAATTTTGGACAGAACTTCTTTtattgctgtaaaatatattgcTCAAAactatgaaaacaaattaaaacttgtCAAATGTTACACATGCCTCATGTTATTTcgattatattaaaatatataattttataatatatataaaacatataatctTTCTATAACATGGTAAACTTTTGTGGATGTGAAATGTCAACAGAACAAATCCAAGTTTTTCTGTCCCACACATTCTAAATAAGACAAGCTATTTGATTCAAAACcatatttaatgcattatttaacagTTAATAACACTAATTAGCGATGATCATCtacaaatattcaaattattaaaaaaacagctaACGCATTTATTGCACTCAATGAACTGGAAGTCAGTTGTAGTGTTTCCAATgcagatgctgtaaaaacaactttactCAAGTTCTGTGGTTTCAATGGAAGCTGAAGAACAGCCTAATAATGTTCGTTTGTCATTCGGGTCTTCTTTGACAAATAGCATGGCATCCAGCAGGTTGTTCGTGTGTTTGACGTGTTTGAGAGTGAACCCGTGCTTGTCTAGTAAGTCACTGTATTCTGCTGTGCTCCTCTGCTTTCCTTCAGTCATACTGAGGGCCTGAAGCAGGGCTCGACTCGGCCTTCTCCGCTCCTCGTCCAGGAGGATCTCAGACACCAGAAGCCCACAACCTGTTTGTTAGCAATGCATTAATGCATTAATGAGTTAAGAGGCTAACTTTTACTTCATATTAACAAAAACATCTAAATTAAACCTAACTAACATACTGGCATCATTTAAGTTTGAAATAAAATCTAAGTTttcattaagtgtgtgtgtgtgtgtatgtgtgtatatatatatatatatatatatatatatatatatatatatatatatatatatatatatatatatacacacatatatatatatatatatatatatatatatatatacacacatatatatatatatatatatatatatatatatatatatatatatatatatatacacacatatatatatatatatatatatatatatatacacacacatatatatatatatatatacacacacatatatatatatatatatacacacacacacatatatatatatacatatatatatatatatatacacatatgtatgtgtgtgtatatatatatatacacatacacagttgaagtcagaattattatatatatatatatatatatatatatatatatatatatatatatatatatatatataaaaaatagtgtTAATATATGTTAAAAGGTCTGCATTGTATTTAAAGAATGagataaacaattttattttggaTGAATGGGTGAAGATGAGGATTTGGGCTTTAATATACTTGCTAAAACCAACTGTTACTAATTGTACCAcagtgtaaatatgtaaataaaagatatgtgacctggaccacaaaacctgcCATAATTGTGAGTTTTttgaacattcattaattttccttcggcttagtcactttattaatctggggtcaccacagcagaatgaactgccaacttatccagcatttgttttgcgcagcggatgcccttccagctgcaacccagcactgggtaactcccatacactcacatgtccacacatacactacaaaaaatttggcttattcaattcatctatagcgcatttTTGGACCcgcgtctttggactgtgggggataacggagcacccagaagaaaaccacttgctgtgaggtgacagtgctaaccactgagccacatacTTATTATTGTATATATGTTTTTAGGATAGGataatatttgacaaagaaacaACTGTTTGAAAATCTGGATTctgaggatttaaaaaaaaaaaacgtaaatgcTAATAAATTTGGATAGCTGCTCAAATTAAgatcttagcaatgcacattactaatcaaaacttGAGATTTTATAAATTTACGACAAGACATATCTTTATGCAACATGATCcttacttaatattgtaatgaattTTTGGtacaaaagaaaaatcaatcattttgacttatgcaatgtatttttgcctattgaaaatatacccatgcaactaCAGGTTGGTTTTGTACTCCGAGCAGGGTCACATATAGCAATAGGAATTTTTGACATGGtttaagccagtgtttcccaaccctgttcctggaggcacaccaacagtacacattttggatgtctcccttttctgacccattaacttcaggtgttggagtctcttctgatgttatgataagttgattcaggtgtgtttgattagggagaggttgaaaatgtgtactgttggtgtgccttcaggaacagggttgggaaacactggtttaagcAATAGACCAAACTCAACAGACAGGGCCATCTGACAAATTAGAGCACGGACCTCCAAAACAAAAATGTGACCCTTTAAAATTGCATAAAGGCATTTAATTCAGCAGCATTCACATTTTAGGAAACAAACATGTGTAGAGATCCTTGAGTGGCCAAAAGGGGGCATTAGAGAGTCACTTGTGCAGAAAATATTATCTTAGAGGGGACTTGGCATCAAAATGTTTGATACTTCAGAAACGTTTTACACATTAAGAATTCAACAATAGGATATTTCAAAGCACATACCTGGTTTCCACATTTTAGACAGTTTACTCAATAACACATGCAGTTTCTCATCAGACCAGTCATGGAGGACCCGTGCAAGAATATACAGGTCAGCTTTAGGTAggtcatctttaaaaaaatctcctattttgtaaacaaaaagaGATGTTAAGTGAGAAagtctttgaatgtttttttatgtgaTATTGATAGATAAAATTGTTTATCACAAAAATGTTCCTGTGAAGTTTTTGACTGACCTGCAACAAATGACACTCTTTCATCATTTTCTTTCGGCTGGAAGTGACGTCTCATCTCGATGACTTGTGGCAAGTCGAATACAGTAACTGACAATTCAGGGTGTGCTTTTGTAAACTCGTATGCCATGGCACCAGTGCAACCTGGGCAAGATCACAATGATTTCTTAACACGCCTCGTGCAGTTAatatactttttaatatttacacTTTCACTTGAAATTTGGGAAAGTCTCTTACGCtgcatttaaattaaagtaaataggTAATATTGTTGTGAAGTAATATTACACTTTAAAGAACTGTCCTagtttaatatcatttaaaattagattgaattttgtgttgtaaaaacGAAGTTTTCAGAATCCAGTCTTTTTTGTGCTAAagaaacatatattattattattaatctcaaTGTTAAAAGCACTTGTGCTGCTTATTTGCTTTCAGGAAACCATGAACCATGAGCTTTTTTTTAGTATACTTTGATAAATAAAATCCAAAGAACAtcaattattttgaaatatgtcttttttttgcattgtaaattTTCACTGCTACATGTTCATTTTTCAtcttagtttaattaaattattaagctTCTTAAGACCGCATTATCTTGCAATTCTGCTTAGTACTATAAATTCAAATTCCGCAATATTTAACACCAACATATTtctgaattaattattatattaatcatttattattataatttgtttttgttctaaaaatAGGTCAACGCAGGGGAAAAGAATATACAGGCCACAATAAATACAGATGTCCCTTGCCCCTTGCATAAAACCCCCTAAGagaattaatcattaaaagtgtATGAAATTTGCATAATAAGCTCGCAACTCCTTTTTAGATAAGCAGCTTTTGAAAACAAGCTCTTCCAGAATAATAAACTGAAATTATGCGTGACAACATGCAGGATAGTGGTTCCTGCACATCTTATCGTGGTCAGCTCGCTCACGTCTCAACATGAATTTTGCATCACTGTGGTTTGATCTATTTGTGTAATCATTTTCAAACaatcaatatatttttgttctttACTGAGAGGGGAACCTTGACATTAAATTAGAATCCAGGATATTGTTTTGTaatcaaacacatttattttatctttacttaaattgatttgatttgctgaaaaaattaTTGTGGACTATTTTCCATGAATAAAACATGATATGATTTTTTGGTCAGAACAAatcataataaacaaatatttgctGGTATATAATTTACagatttcattgttttttgtacattttggGAAGTGTTTAATGATTTTACCCACATTTTTTAGATCAACCAATAAATCTGTAATTTAAACCATATACCAAAAGTCAACTAAATTAAAGTTAACTCTTTTTGAggaaaaatcatgaataaataccTCCAATATCACAAGCTGTTTTATAGCATGAGAGATCGAATGCGGTTGCCAGATCTTTTCCAGTCACCCTTGCGATGCTGTGCATTGCATCCATAAATCGTATCTTAACTTCATCTTTACTGTAATAAACATCCTAGAAATCAACAAAATCGTATTACTCAGTACTGGAATGTCAGTAACTTCAAAAATGTATGATTCATGGGTGAgaaaataatttgtttacctGAAACAcatcttctttcttctttccaaAGGCCCGCTCATGTTGGCTGGTGCCCTCCCTTACAGCGCTCTCTAGATGACTGAATAGAGGCCACACCATATCACTGCAGTGGAGAATATATCCATGCAGAGACACTGGGCTGTCCGATACCAAGAAACGACAGGCCTGTTCTGTATTTCTGTACACTGCAGCAGACAATAAACAATGTTGCATTCACAATCCACCTCCGGACATTTCAATGAGAACATGCATCATACAGTAGGAGGAATTACATCCATGTATTCAAAGTCCATCATTCAGTAAACAAAGAGTGTGCTTGTATGTCACAGTATAATTGGACAATGCGAGAGGTTTCAGAACTCATATTTAGGAAAACCCCATGTGTTTTCTGTGACAGAAAAAAGGCAGTGTCAATCTTACCACTGATCTCTTCCTGTCTGACCCTTTCTAGTAGGCCTAAGGAGACAGCGGCTTCCAGAAGCCTTTCGGTGCCTAAAAGAGAAGCGTTGATCTGGCCAGCTACCTCTTCTAATGTTAGACCACCAGGGCTGTTTAATACATCGAACACCTTCAGTTTGGATGCTGTGAATAGAGTCTGACAAACAAAATAGGTTCCAAAATAGTTACTGAACACTTTCCCCATTTTCTGTGCAGATCAAAACAGACATTAGTTTCCGATagtattttaaaggtgcagtaggtgatctgacACAATGCttaccggttagcataatatctttgaaacacagtctcTCCCCTGCTGTGCAAAGCCATGCCTCATGAAACACGAACGTGCGGACCTTAAAGATGGCAGCAGACAACCCACTCTTATGTGCTGTGCTAAAGCAACTCATCTTAGTGGTTGGttggcggcgtgcaggaattacacttattactaagccatacttgcatgctatttcagaccgaatattcagagtcgCATTGTAAACAcaatagggagcgtgtcacaggttATCAttgctcaaaaataaacaaatgtgatgtgaatataaaaccaacatcaCCTCAGTTAAgtaggctaggtggaatagcgctattgATTTATGTTTTGTTACTTATGTTTTGCGCATGTACGCAcaaatggcggatctgcgtgaacatgtgcgcagttgtacaaatctgcatttgctgacagtttgggctatttatcagaattatgggaaatgtCCACCTAACAATATGTAATTGGATAAACATATTTTAGCCTTATGCCTtacctaaaatataaatatagatacatttagatcatttactttaatcattactattggattGTGAAGAaattttcaaccagcacaacaaaaaattattgtgaagacaatcacctactgcacctttaatgctgTGAATCACATGAACTAATGACAGTATAAAACTGTAAggaagtattttaaataaatagttgatataaagataaaaataaatatcatcatttattcactcatgtCTGGACCAGTGTGTTATTGAGTCAGTCAAACACAACAGAAGAATCCTTAGCTAAATTTCACTTTGGCTTAAGTATTTTATAAATACTTCATATTTTATAGGTCTTGTTTACATAATGTATTATGAAGTAATGCCAATGCCAACACAAGTGGACGATCCTAAATTCAGATGTAAAGTCTGAAACATTTTGGTTTGTGCAATTCTGACCACTTCCAGAGGTAGTTTTAGGTAcctactgtacaaaaaaaaagtgaacaagTTTCTAAATGAACCAGTCGTTCCTACAATAACGTTAATGGATCATggtcttctttaatgttcaacacaAACACCTCtgttaaaaatatctgaaaatgtagtttaatattaatataaaatcatttaaagcagtggtgtccaaactcagtcctggagggccggtgtattGTTTTAGTTTCAActtcaatcagacacacctgggctagctaaccaagcccttactaggctttctagaaacatccttccAGGTGTGttgagcaagtttgagctaaaatctgcaggacactgtcCCTcctggaccaagtttggacatccctgatttaaagcttataatataaaaaagtttgGAAGTGAATAAATAATGGCATGATTTCTTTTAAGCACTTCAAATAACCAGAGAGCAGCAATATATAAGTGCTTTGGCAAGTCTACGTtagtatagatttttttttcatgcatcaagAGAGCAGAGAGTGTgtactacaggtggtttgtcaagcccactcatctgtgtAGCACACTCAGAATTGTTCACCATTTTCAAGGAAGCATGGAGTGCATacaagaaagtgtctggtgcatatggagaggagagaGCACATCCTACAGATAGTTTGTAAAGCACACTCATCTGTGTGGAACACACTCAGAATTACTACCTTTGATGCTTTGAACCCATCCAGTAAGCTGATGATGCTGTGGGGAACATCCTGTCTGTTGCACTTGGCAAATTCCAATCCCATTACATTCTGTTCTTGCACAGATGTCAAACTGCCATCTTTACCATTTTCCAGTAGCTCAACATCCCCATTGGTGGTCTTGTTAACAAGAGTCCAAGCTTCATCGCAGTCTCGTTTGATTTTGTGGGCAGGACTTGCAGGTGGACTGTTGAAAATCAATCCCAACTGCTTGCAGAAGTGGTTAAGAGGAAAGCCAACTACGTTAAGAAAATCTCCTCGGACATACTCTACCAACATTCCACCCAAAGCTTGAATACCATAACCCCCGGCCTTgtccctgttgaacacaaacagatCTGTCAGTCTTATCATTCACCTGCCATGCAAAACTTGGTAAAATACCAAAGAGAGGGCCTGAATGGACACATTGCTTCCCTAAAATGTACTCTTTACTTAAAAATGTGCTTTTCGCTTGTCATTTTCAACACGTCAAAGCAAACAATGACTCCACCAGGGTCCAAGTTCCACAGGTTCAACAAGTTCACTGAACATGCTCAGAAAATGTGATGACCAAACTCCAATACATTATATGAAAATCTTTTACGCATAAACTCACATGGGCTCTCCACTATTGATGTATTCCCAAAGCATCTCCTCAGATAATTCTGCAAACTTCACTTTTGTCTCTTCGTAAAAATCAACCACTTTGTAGTCTGTAACTGAACCTGCAATGAAGATGGAGCATTTAGAAAAGGATCAACTCTTTCACAAATAgactttaatttaacttaaaacagTAAACATACCATTTTTTTCACGGCAGATCACGATAGCTACACCAGTGAAGACGCTATGTTCCTTCCCACTCAACCTGAAATATATTCATTTCAATAGATATCAGTACCTGCATTTGGAACAACAATGCCACAAATAGTCAAGACaacataaattaaaatgcacCTAGACAGCATGCGGTAAGCATCTTGTTTATCTGTAGGCTTCTCCAAGATCAAGCCATCGACAGTCTGAGGATGGAAGTAGAGAACTTCAACAAGACAGTTTTTTTAGGATGcaatataacatgtaaaatgtattacaaCACAAATACTTACCACAACAGTGTCCGCTCCGATAACAATATCTGGAGTTTTCAAGTGTTTCTAAACCCATGGATGATACAGAATAAAAGGGAAACCATAACTTGACAGAAACTGAAAGTTATAGAATTGCTTGTTCGATTATTACACAACTTACAAATGGCATTCGTTGAGCCACCTCCAAAGCCTTCTGTTTAGCCGTCTCCACTGCATATTCACATGGGTGTTTAAACAAGGATTTGTCCAGTGTTTCTTTAAACCAGGAAGGAACAACCTCAAATCGTAAACCCTGCCTCATCGATGCAGAAGAGGAGTTAATTTTATATTCATTGCCAAtgtaacataaaaatacaaaaaaacttacAGCATTTGATAGAATCTCCAGACGTCGTGGAGATGCGCTTGCCAGAACAACAAGCTTTCCACTCAGCTTGGATATGACTGGATTTAACAGCATGTTTCTGTCACTTCCACCTCTTTCCTGGGAATATCAAAATCATAATGTGTTGTACATTTAACCTACATAAACTAGAGCAACCTGACAAGCGCATAGAACCAGCTAGGCTTTATGAGTAGggtaaaaatggttttatttcGCACATTATAGCagctaatgactatcaaagtacagcattgctCACAgtcaaatagtgctaatgttgttttgaagtcatacttgcatgcaatttcagcccgaatattcaaagtagcatacaaacaatatatttatCGTCTAACAAGTTATGGCTGAACGTATGTgag
This genomic window contains:
- the asmtl gene encoding probable bifunctional dTTP/UTP pyrophosphatase/methyltransferase protein; translation: MLLNPVISKLSGKLVVLASASPRRLEILSNAGLRFEVVPSWFKETLDKSLFKHPCEYAVETAKQKALEVAQRMPFKHLKTPDIVIGADTVVTVDGLILEKPTDKQDAYRMLSRLSGKEHSVFTGVAIVICREKNGSVTDYKVVDFYEETKVKFAELSEEMLWEYINSGEPMDKAGGYGIQALGGMLVEYVRGDFLNVVGFPLNHFCKQLGLIFNSPPASPAHKIKRDCDEAWTLVNKTTNGDVELLENGKDGSLTSVQEQNVMGLEFAKCNRQDVPHSIISLLDGFKASKTLFTASKLKVFDVLNSPGGLTLEEVAGQINASLLGTERLLEAAVSLGLLERVRQEEISVYRNTEQACRFLVSDSPVSLHGYILHCSDMVWPLFSHLESAVREGTSQHERAFGKKKEDVFQDVYYSKDEVKIRFMDAMHSIARVTGKDLATAFDLSCYKTACDIGGCTGAMAYEFTKAHPELSVTVFDLPQVIEMRRHFQPKENDERVSFVAGDFFKDDLPKADLYILARVLHDWSDEKLHVLLSKLSKMWKPGCGLLVSEILLDEERRRPSRALLQALSMTEGKQRSTAEYSDLLDKHGFTLKHVKHTNNLLDAMLFVKEDPNDKRTLLGCSSASIETTELE